One stretch of Phoenix dactylifera cultivar Barhee BC4 unplaced genomic scaffold, palm_55x_up_171113_PBpolish2nd_filt_p 002032F, whole genome shotgun sequence DNA includes these proteins:
- the LOC120109321 gene encoding anthranilate O-methyltransferase 3-like has translation VPPGVESKTGVPLNKENIYISETSPPTVVESYQEQYRRDFTTFLKSRFQELGFGGRMVLSFLGRTNKYAPSGELSQLWGLLAEALNAMVLEGILQKKKVDAFNLPFYTPSMEEVRAVIQSVGFFDLDRVEIFKSNWDPFDDSSDDRIYDNIISGENVAKSIRALIEPMIARSFGEQILDDLFSRYAKNVARHLLEEKTKLPIFVIALKTKV, from the exons GTTCCTCCAGGAGTTGAGAGTAAAACTGGTGTTCCATTAAACAAGGAAAACATTTACATATCAGAGACAAGTCCACCTACTGTGGTGGAATCATATCAAGAGCAATACCGCAGAGACTTCACGACATTTCTCAAGTCTCGTTTTCAAGAACTTGGTTTCGGAGGACGAATGGTCCTATCGTTTTTAGGAAGGACTAACAAATATGCACCAAGTGGAGAACTGAGCCAGCTTTGGGGACTACTGGCTGAGGCACTCAATGCTATGGTCCTAGAG GGTATcttgcaaaagaaaaaggtggatGCCTTCAATTTGCCTTTTTACACACCTTCTATGGAGGAGGTGAGGGCAGTGATACAAAGTGTAGGATTTTTTGATCTCGATCGAGTAGAAATATTCAAGTCGAACTGGGATccatttgatgactctagtgatgaTCGCATATACGACAATATTATAAGCGGAGAAAATGTGGCAAAGTCTATAAGAGCACTAATAGAACCCATGATTGCACGTAGCTTTGGGGAGCAGATACTTGATGATTTATTCTCAAGATATGCAAAGAATGTTGCAAGGCACCTCTTGGAGGAGAAGACCAAGCTTCCTATTTTTGTCATTGCTTTGAAGACAAAAGTGTGA